CTCGGATTCATCCTTCTTGCAATTCTTGCTGCAGTATGTTTGGTTGTTAACTATAAAGTTTTTTTTCATGGAAACCCTAAGACTGTAACTAACTGATGTATTCGGAAAGGGGAATTTAATAACAATGCAGATACCAGGTGATGAAACACTCAAAGAAATATTAACCCCGCCAAAGCGTGTGGCTATTGTAGGATTATCAGGGAAGCCTGACCGGGCATCCAACGAAGTCGGCGGATACTTGAAAGAACAGGGGTTTGAAATCATCCCTGTTAATCCTGGAGAAAATGAAGTGTTTGGAATAAAAGCCGTGAAAAGTCTTTCTGACATTGAAGGGCATGTAGATATTGTCGATGTGTTCAGAGGTTCTGAACACTTGCCCGAGATTGCTGAAGAAACCGTGAAGATAGGCGCTGATGTTTTCTGGGCACAGCTTGGTGTTTCAAATGAAGAAGCATATGATCATTTGAAGGAAAACAATGTGGAGGTTGTGATGGACCGCTGTATGCTTCAGGAACATAATCGGCTTGGGAATTAAGTGCATATAACAAAACTCACCGATTGGCGAGCCTTTAGACGAAGAAAGAGGCGTAGTTGCCCTTATCTATATTCGTGAAATTGGCAGCTGCGTCGAAATACTTCCTTGCTGACAATTTAAACTTTCTTATACGGAAGGCTGTGTTAAAGTTCAATGTTGATTTTTCACTAGTTGATTGGAGTGGAAGGTGCGAGACTCCTCGAAAATAAAAACCAATTTTCTTCGTGCGGTGTCAATTCGAGGAAGCTTATTCAATGTCCTGCGGGACTAGCGGGACATGTGAGACCCCGCAAGAGCGATAGCGATGAGG
This portion of the Bacillus marinisedimentorum genome encodes:
- a CDS encoding CoA-binding protein, with protein sequence MQIPGDETLKEILTPPKRVAIVGLSGKPDRASNEVGGYLKEQGFEIIPVNPGENEVFGIKAVKSLSDIEGHVDIVDVFRGSEHLPEIAEETVKIGADVFWAQLGVSNEEAYDHLKENNVEVVMDRCMLQEHNRLGN